A genomic window from Sporosarcina sp. Marseille-Q4063 includes:
- a CDS encoding thiamine pyrophosphate-dependent dehydrogenase E1 component subunit alpha gives MAKNRHEELGLSDQDVLNIFETMVRARRVDERMWLLNRAGKIPFVISCQGQEAAQAGAAYALDKDKDWIAPYYRDMAVVLHFGMTTKELMLSAFAKSEDPNSGGRQMPGHFGQRKNRILTGSSPVTTQLPHAVGVALAAKMKKEDFITFVTLGEGSSNQGDFHEGMNFAGVHKLPTVIMVENNKYAISVPIEKQIAAENVSDRAIGYGMPGFTVDGTDPLEVYRVVKEAADRARSGEGPSLVETVCYRLTSHSSDDDHRQYRSAEELEIEKSKDPNITFAAYLREVGVLTDEIEKEMEERIMKEVNEATDYAENAPYAEPETALLHVYAEEGGNE, from the coding sequence ATGGCAAAAAATCGTCATGAAGAACTCGGTTTATCCGATCAGGATGTCTTAAATATTTTTGAAACAATGGTTCGCGCGCGCCGAGTCGATGAGCGTATGTGGTTATTAAATCGTGCAGGAAAAATTCCTTTCGTTATTTCATGTCAAGGACAAGAAGCGGCCCAAGCTGGTGCGGCATATGCACTTGATAAAGATAAGGATTGGATTGCACCTTATTATCGTGATATGGCAGTTGTTTTACATTTTGGAATGACAACAAAAGAATTAATGTTATCCGCATTCGCAAAATCTGAAGATCCAAATTCAGGCGGTCGTCAAATGCCGGGCCACTTCGGACAAAGAAAAAACCGTATACTGACAGGTTCTTCACCTGTTACGACCCAGTTGCCACACGCGGTCGGCGTAGCATTGGCAGCGAAAATGAAGAAGGAAGACTTTATCACATTCGTAACATTAGGAGAAGGTTCTTCCAACCAAGGTGATTTCCATGAAGGAATGAACTTTGCAGGCGTTCATAAATTACCGACTGTTATTATGGTCGAAAACAATAAATATGCGATTTCGGTTCCTATCGAAAAACAAATTGCTGCTGAAAACGTGTCAGACCGGGCAATTGGATATGGAATGCCAGGTTTCACGGTGGATGGAACAGATCCACTTGAAGTTTATCGTGTAGTTAAAGAAGCAGCGGACCGAGCGCGTAGCGGAGAAGGGCCGAGTCTGGTTGAAACGGTTTGTTACCGACTGACATCTCACTCTTCCGATGATGACCACCGTCAATATCGTTCAGCTGAAGAACTGGAGATTGAAAAATCGAAAGATCCAAATATTACGTTTGCAGCTTATTTAAGAGAAGTAGGCGTTTTAACAGATGAAATCGAAAAAGAAATGGAAGAGCGTATTATGAAAGAAGTAAACGAAGCGACTGATTATGCAGAGAATGCACCTTATGCAGAGCCTGAAACAGCGCTCCTTCATGTGTATGCTGAAGAAGGGGGGAACGAATAA
- a CDS encoding alpha-ketoacid dehydrogenase subunit beta, producing MTVMSFIDAITLAMKEEMERDDRVFVVGEDVGLKGGVFKATQGLYDQFGEERVIDAPLAESAIAGVGIGAAMYGLRPIAEMQFADFIMPAVNQIVSEAAKIRYRSNNDWSCPIVIRAPFGGGVHGALYHSQSVEAMFASTPGLKIVIPSTPYDAKGLLKAAIRDEDPVLFFEHKRAYRLIKGQVPDDDYVLPIGKADVKREGDDITIITYGLCVHFALQAAERLAEDGISTHILDLRTVYPLDKEAIIEAASKTGKVLLITEDNMEGSIMGEVAAIISENCLFDLDAPIKRIAGPDVPAMPYAPTMERFFMMNPDKVEKAARDLAEF from the coding sequence ATGACGGTTATGTCTTTTATTGATGCAATTACCTTAGCTATGAAAGAAGAAATGGAGCGAGATGATCGCGTTTTCGTTGTTGGTGAAGACGTTGGTTTAAAAGGCGGTGTGTTTAAAGCGACACAAGGCTTATACGATCAATTTGGCGAAGAGCGTGTTATCGATGCACCTTTGGCAGAGTCTGCCATCGCAGGTGTTGGAATCGGGGCTGCAATGTACGGTTTGCGTCCAATTGCAGAAATGCAATTTGCAGACTTTATCATGCCAGCGGTGAACCAAATTGTTTCAGAAGCTGCAAAAATTCGTTACCGTTCCAATAATGATTGGTCTTGTCCAATTGTTATTCGCGCACCATTTGGCGGCGGTGTCCACGGGGCGCTTTATCACTCGCAATCCGTTGAAGCGATGTTTGCAAGCACACCGGGGTTGAAAATCGTTATTCCGTCTACGCCTTATGATGCGAAAGGTCTTTTAAAAGCAGCGATTCGAGATGAAGATCCGGTCTTGTTTTTCGAACACAAACGTGCTTACCGGTTAATTAAAGGTCAAGTTCCAGACGACGATTACGTGCTCCCAATCGGGAAAGCGGATGTAAAACGTGAAGGTGATGACATTACGATTATCACATACGGTCTTTGCGTGCACTTTGCCCTGCAAGCTGCAGAACGTCTTGCTGAAGATGGTATTTCAACTCATATTCTTGATTTACGGACAGTGTACCCACTTGATAAAGAAGCGATTATTGAAGCCGCTTCGAAAACTGGAAAAGTACTTCTCATAACTGAAGACAATATGGAAGGCAGCATTATGGGAGAAGTCGCTGCAATTATTTCCGAAAACTGCTTGTTTGACCTAGATGCGCCTATAAAACGTATTGCGGGTCCAGATGTACCGGCAATGCCATATGCACCGACAATGGAACGATTCTTTATGATGAACCCTGACAAAGTCGAAAAAGCAGCGCGTGATCTTGCTGAGTTTTAA
- a CDS encoding dihydrolipoamide acetyltransferase family protein encodes MAIENILMPQLGESVTEGTIEKWLVKPGDTVNKYDPLAEVNTDKVNAEVPSSFGGTIKELIAQEGETLEVGAIICVIETEAGSEESEPQIAASPAKPEPANEMPAEGSLQPTSPIKQDRSESGRYSPAVLRLSQENNIDLSLVEGTGRGGRITRKDLLAIIESGEMPKAAPVQEASAPTPTPSQEPTKAAPAGQPKTEVPVMAGDVEIPVTGVRRAIANNMLRSKHEAPHAWMTVEVDVTNLVAYRDSLKNEFKQKEGFNLTYFAFFVKAVSQALKEFPMMNSMWAGDKIIQKKDINISIAVATEDSLFVPVINHADEKTIKGIGRDIQELATKVRTGKLKSAEMQGGTFTVNNTGSFGSVQSMGIINHPQAAILQVESIVKRPVIMNGGMIAARDMVNLCLSLDHRVLDGLVCGRFLARVKEILENVSADNTSIY; translated from the coding sequence TTGGCTATTGAAAATATCTTAATGCCGCAACTCGGTGAAAGCGTAACTGAAGGCACAATCGAGAAATGGCTAGTAAAACCTGGCGATACGGTCAATAAGTATGATCCACTCGCTGAAGTGAACACGGACAAAGTAAATGCCGAAGTTCCTTCTTCGTTTGGTGGAACGATTAAAGAATTAATCGCACAAGAAGGTGAAACGCTTGAGGTCGGCGCAATTATTTGTGTGATTGAAACTGAAGCTGGTAGCGAAGAATCAGAACCGCAAATAGCAGCGTCACCCGCAAAACCGGAGCCTGCTAATGAGATGCCGGCAGAAGGTTCACTTCAACCGACTTCGCCGATTAAACAGGATAGAAGTGAAAGCGGACGATACTCACCTGCAGTTTTGCGTTTATCACAAGAAAACAATATCGATTTATCACTTGTTGAAGGCACAGGGCGTGGTGGACGAATCACGCGTAAAGATTTATTAGCTATTATCGAAAGTGGCGAAATGCCAAAAGCTGCACCAGTTCAAGAGGCTTCTGCGCCGACGCCAACGCCATCGCAAGAACCAACAAAAGCAGCACCTGCGGGGCAGCCGAAAACTGAAGTGCCGGTGATGGCTGGCGACGTTGAAATTCCAGTCACGGGCGTACGCCGTGCGATTGCGAATAATATGCTGCGTTCGAAACATGAAGCGCCGCATGCTTGGATGACTGTTGAAGTTGACGTAACGAATTTAGTTGCCTACCGCGATTCATTGAAAAATGAATTCAAACAGAAGGAAGGCTTCAATTTAACATACTTTGCATTTTTTGTTAAAGCAGTATCACAAGCATTGAAGGAATTCCCGATGATGAATTCGATGTGGGCTGGAGACAAAATCATTCAGAAAAAAGATATTAACATTTCGATTGCTGTTGCAACGGAAGATTCTTTGTTTGTTCCGGTTATTAATCATGCCGATGAAAAAACAATCAAAGGAATCGGCCGTGATATTCAGGAATTGGCTACGAAGGTGCGTACTGGAAAATTGAAATCAGCTGAAATGCAAGGCGGAACGTTCACCGTGAACAATACCGGTTCATTTGGTTCCGTTCAATCCATGGGGATTATTAATCATCCACAAGCTGCAATTCTTCAAGTCGAGTCGATTGTGAAGCGTCCTGTCATCATGAACGGCGGTATGATTGCCGCGCGCGATATGGTTAACTTGTGCTTGTCACTTGATCACCGAGTACTTGACGGACTCGTTTGCGGACGTTTCCTTGCACGTGTTAAAGAAATTCTTGAAAACGTATCGGCAGACAACACATCTATTTACTAA
- a CDS encoding methylmalonyl-CoA mutase family protein: MTIHKMRTTNFEDRNYLEWKEVAVKSLRGKPFEELITKTPEGIDLQPLYIGDQLDNISAIATIREAKQQTGWIVAQQQYALDAKSFIAELTNSIERGNEAIIYDGANPFEWDEKSLEKLAKLIASYPIFITNTSENDQLLKAFDIVAQEDRSKVRGAVSISGWRLPEDYPNVRTICADVRSAHLNGADAVTELALAIAEGAENAITYQSFRELSDQFFVRFAIDTHFFMEIAKIRAFRILWNALGKSFGEKTVTHIPILTETSLRTYSKLDPYVNLLRAGNEAFSAVLGGADVITVHPHDVLTGTTPASIRYARNVQLVIKNETLVDKVLDPSGGSYFIDTLTNELVEKAWALFVEIDAAGGYNAYVKSGKLGQRLKACRSASAEEVAKGKKSLIGTNIYADLSAIELKETYGIEVEGRLAEPFEKIRAHFQELQPKTILLTFGELKDVKPRADFVSGLLATGGVHSEWSPLFTSAQEANEWLAHEKPDYVVVCGNPSVTEEVMTDLLQDFPNGILIDAAGKYETEVSEHWLANGLNGFIFSGQDKIAKLTEIKNKWKGDANNEKA; encoded by the coding sequence GTGACCATACATAAGATGAGGACGACAAATTTTGAAGACAGAAATTATTTAGAATGGAAAGAAGTCGCTGTTAAATCATTAAGGGGAAAACCTTTTGAAGAACTGATTACGAAAACACCAGAAGGAATTGATTTACAGCCGTTATATATCGGGGATCAATTAGATAATATAAGTGCGATTGCTACGATTAGAGAAGCAAAGCAACAAACTGGATGGATTGTCGCGCAACAACAATATGCGCTAGATGCGAAGTCATTTATTGCGGAGCTTACGAATTCAATTGAACGCGGGAATGAAGCAATTATCTATGACGGGGCAAATCCATTTGAATGGGATGAAAAGTCCTTAGAGAAACTGGCCAAACTTATTGCTTCGTATCCAATATTCATTACAAATACTAGTGAGAATGACCAACTACTCAAAGCATTTGATATCGTAGCTCAAGAAGACCGCAGCAAAGTGCGAGGTGCTGTTTCAATAAGTGGTTGGCGTTTACCTGAAGATTATCCAAACGTCCGAACAATTTGCGCGGATGTACGCAGTGCGCATTTAAACGGTGCAGATGCAGTCACGGAGTTGGCGCTCGCGATTGCTGAGGGTGCAGAGAATGCAATTACTTATCAATCATTTCGTGAACTTAGCGACCAGTTTTTTGTTCGTTTCGCGATTGATACTCATTTCTTTATGGAAATTGCCAAAATCCGCGCTTTTCGTATTTTATGGAATGCACTTGGAAAATCATTTGGAGAGAAGACGGTTACGCATATTCCTATTTTGACGGAAACATCGCTTCGAACGTATTCGAAATTAGACCCGTACGTCAATCTATTGCGCGCAGGAAATGAAGCGTTTTCAGCTGTTCTCGGTGGAGCCGATGTGATTACTGTTCATCCGCACGATGTGTTGACAGGCACAACCCCGGCGTCTATTCGTTACGCACGAAATGTTCAACTCGTTATTAAGAATGAAACACTTGTGGATAAAGTGCTTGATCCTTCAGGCGGTTCCTATTTTATAGACACCTTGACGAATGAACTTGTAGAAAAAGCATGGGCCTTATTTGTTGAAATTGATGCAGCTGGTGGATACAACGCATATGTTAAAAGCGGAAAACTTGGACAACGTTTGAAAGCATGTCGTTCAGCCAGTGCAGAAGAAGTAGCAAAAGGGAAGAAATCATTAATCGGCACAAATATTTATGCAGATTTATCGGCTATTGAGTTGAAAGAAACGTATGGAATTGAAGTGGAAGGCCGACTAGCAGAACCTTTTGAAAAGATAAGAGCCCATTTTCAAGAACTACAACCGAAAACTATATTACTCACGTTTGGCGAATTAAAAGATGTTAAACCACGTGCAGATTTTGTTAGCGGATTGTTGGCTACGGGTGGCGTTCATTCAGAGTGGAGTCCACTATTTACAAGTGCGCAAGAAGCAAACGAGTGGCTCGCGCATGAAAAACCGGATTATGTAGTTGTCTGTGGGAACCCAAGTGTAACAGAAGAAGTCATGACAGATTTACTTCAAGATTTTCCTAATGGAATTTTAATCGATGCAGCTGGAAAATATGAAACTGAAGTAAGTGAACACTGGCTTGCAAACGGTCTTAATGGGTTCATTTTCAGCGGGCAGGACAAAATAGCAAAACTTACGGAAATTAAAAATAAATGGAAGGGAGACGCGAACAATGAAAAAGCCTAA
- the scpA gene encoding methylmalonyl-CoA mutase, which translates to MKKPNFSEINPLLGAESLNEPSPLTGNPFLTNEGIDIKAVYSKEDVESVSHLNDYPGIAPNTRGPYPTMYVSRPWTVRQYAGFSTAEESNAFYRRNLAMGQKGLSVAFDLATHRGYDSDHPRVTGDVGKAGVAIDSVEDMKILFDGIPLDEMSVSMTMNGAVLPVMAFYIVAAEEQGVTPDKLAGTIQNDILKEYMVRNTYIFPPEMSMKIIADIFEFTSGKMPKFNSISISGYHMQEAGATADIELAYTLADGLEYVRTGLTAGIDIDSFAPRLSFFWAIGKNYFMEIAKMRAARKMWAQMIQSFEPENAKSLALRTHSQTSGWSLTEQDPFNNVTRTLIEANAAAMGHTQSLHTNALDEAIALPTDFSARIARNTQLFLQEETLMTKIADPWGGSYYVEKLTDELMEKAWELIEEIEELGGMAKAIETGLPKMKIEEAAAKRQAQIDSKAESIIGVNKYQLDVEEPIDILDIDNTVVRQKQIDRINQMKATRDEVEVKRTLEVLTETARTGEGNLLANAVDAARARATIGEISDAIESVSGRHKAVIRSVSGVYSSNFSNQDEIDEVKQMAEDFMENEGRRPRILIGKMGQDGHDRGAKVIASSFADLGFDVDIGPLFQTPAETALQAAENDVHVIGVSSLAAGHKTLVPELRNELVKIGREDILIVVGGVIPAQDYEFLRENGASAIFGPGTVIPVAAQKVIEEIYRRLGYEEVTD; encoded by the coding sequence ATGAAAAAGCCTAATTTTAGTGAAATAAATCCATTACTTGGTGCTGAATCATTAAACGAACCATCTCCTTTAACAGGAAACCCATTTCTTACGAATGAAGGAATCGATATTAAAGCAGTTTATTCAAAAGAAGATGTTGAAAGTGTTTCCCATTTAAATGATTATCCCGGGATTGCACCGAATACGCGCGGTCCATATCCGACGATGTATGTGTCTAGACCTTGGACTGTTCGTCAATACGCGGGCTTCTCAACGGCTGAAGAAAGTAACGCATTTTATAGACGGAACCTTGCGATGGGGCAAAAAGGGTTATCTGTCGCCTTTGACTTGGCGACGCACCGGGGCTATGATTCCGATCATCCACGCGTGACGGGCGATGTCGGTAAAGCTGGGGTTGCAATCGACTCGGTTGAAGACATGAAAATCTTATTCGACGGAATCCCGCTTGACGAAATGTCCGTTTCAATGACAATGAACGGTGCAGTGTTGCCTGTCATGGCGTTTTATATCGTTGCGGCTGAGGAACAAGGCGTAACGCCAGATAAACTTGCGGGAACTATCCAAAATGATATTTTGAAAGAATATATGGTTCGTAATACGTATATTTTCCCGCCGGAAATGTCGATGAAAATTATTGCCGATATTTTTGAATTTACATCCGGGAAAATGCCGAAATTCAATTCGATTTCAATTTCGGGCTATCATATGCAAGAAGCGGGTGCCACCGCGGATATCGAGTTAGCGTATACGCTTGCTGACGGACTAGAATATGTTCGTACAGGGTTAACAGCAGGCATCGATATCGATTCATTTGCACCAAGATTATCGTTCTTCTGGGCAATCGGCAAAAACTACTTCATGGAAATCGCGAAAATGCGCGCTGCTCGTAAAATGTGGGCGCAAATGATTCAATCTTTTGAACCAGAAAATGCAAAGTCCTTGGCGCTACGCACACATTCGCAAACGTCTGGTTGGAGCTTAACGGAGCAAGATCCATTTAACAATGTCACGCGCACGCTTATTGAAGCAAATGCGGCGGCAATGGGGCATACGCAGTCGCTCCATACGAACGCACTTGATGAAGCGATTGCGCTTCCGACAGATTTTTCAGCACGAATTGCTCGGAATACACAGCTGTTTTTACAAGAAGAAACATTGATGACCAAAATCGCCGATCCATGGGGCGGGTCGTATTATGTTGAAAAATTGACAGACGAACTGATGGAAAAAGCATGGGAATTAATTGAAGAAATCGAAGAATTGGGCGGCATGGCGAAAGCGATTGAAACGGGTCTTCCGAAAATGAAAATTGAAGAAGCCGCTGCTAAACGTCAAGCGCAAATCGATTCTAAAGCAGAGTCGATCATCGGCGTGAATAAATATCAACTAGACGTTGAAGAACCGATTGACATTTTAGATATCGATAATACTGTCGTTAGACAAAAACAAATTGACAGGATCAATCAAATGAAAGCTACCCGTGATGAAGTTGAAGTCAAACGCACTCTTGAAGTGTTGACCGAAACTGCTCGAACGGGTGAAGGAAATCTTCTTGCAAATGCTGTTGACGCGGCTCGTGCGCGCGCAACGATTGGGGAAATTTCAGATGCGATTGAATCGGTCTCTGGACGACATAAGGCGGTGATACGTTCCGTGAGCGGAGTATACAGTTCAAACTTTTCGAACCAGGATGAGATTGACGAAGTGAAACAGATGGCTGAAGATTTCATGGAAAATGAAGGACGCAGACCAAGAATTTTGATCGGTAAAATGGGGCAGGACGGTCACGACCGAGGGGCTAAAGTAATCGCTTCTTCTTTCGCGGATTTAGGATTTGACGTCGATATCGGCCCGTTGTTCCAAACACCAGCAGAAACTGCTCTGCAAGCAGCTGAAAACGATGTCCATGTCATCGGCGTTAGTTCGCTAGCGGCGGGTCATAAAACGCTGGTACCAGAATTGAGAAATGAACTTGTGAAAATTGGGCGTGAAGATATATTGATTGTTGTCGGAGGTGTGATACCAGCACAAGATTATGAATTTCTTCGCGAGAACGGGGCATCCGCAATATTTGGTCCCGGTACTGTCATTCCCGTCGCGGCGCAAAAAGTAATCGAGGAGATTTACCGTAGGCTTGGCTACGAGGAAGTGACGGATTAA
- the meaB gene encoding methylmalonyl Co-A mutase-associated GTPase MeaB translates to MNKKDDFRVDSAMNVMDGINSTHDGMTALPRKRFVKKDGAIPISELTTNIMNGSRLDLAKGITLLESTTEADKKAGQQLLLNLLPTTGNSIRVGITGVPGAGKSTFIESFGLMLAQAGHRVAVLAIDPSSSITGGSILGDKTRMEELARHPNAFIRPSPTAGTLGGVHKKSRETMLLCEAAGYDIILIETVGVGQSETVVRGMVDFFMLLVLTGAGDELQGMKKGIMELADMIVVHKADGDNLKLAKKTVREYKQLLHFLQPASPGWTSTALPVSSLANTGLKDVWETIGKFKKTMEETNYWAMRRNEQTKDWFRSMIENRLIDSFFSEPGRKEKVSALESELIKGNITLTNAVEQLFVK, encoded by the coding sequence ATGAATAAAAAAGACGATTTTCGTGTCGACAGTGCAATGAACGTCATGGACGGCATTAATTCAACGCATGATGGGATGACAGCTTTGCCTCGGAAACGTTTTGTCAAAAAGGATGGAGCTATTCCTATTTCGGAACTAACTACTAATATTATGAATGGATCACGCTTGGATCTAGCAAAAGGAATTACACTTTTGGAAAGCACTACGGAGGCCGATAAAAAGGCGGGGCAACAACTTCTTCTCAATCTACTCCCTACAACGGGTAATAGTATTCGTGTTGGGATTACCGGCGTTCCCGGTGCTGGAAAAAGTACTTTTATCGAAAGCTTTGGACTAATGCTTGCACAGGCCGGCCATAGAGTGGCGGTTCTCGCAATAGACCCGAGTTCCTCCATTACAGGCGGCAGTATTCTAGGCGATAAAACGCGGATGGAAGAATTAGCGAGACATCCAAATGCGTTCATCAGACCTTCGCCAACAGCGGGCACATTAGGCGGCGTGCATAAAAAATCGCGTGAAACGATGTTGTTATGCGAAGCAGCGGGATATGACATTATATTAATCGAGACGGTTGGCGTCGGACAAAGTGAAACCGTCGTTCGGGGCATGGTGGATTTTTTCATGCTACTCGTTTTGACCGGTGCAGGGGATGAATTGCAAGGAATGAAAAAAGGCATTATGGAGCTTGCGGATATGATTGTCGTTCATAAAGCGGATGGCGATAATTTGAAACTTGCTAAAAAAACAGTTCGAGAATACAAACAACTGCTTCATTTTTTACAACCGGCTTCACCCGGCTGGACATCCACAGCGCTTCCAGTGTCTTCGCTTGCTAACACAGGGCTAAAAGATGTTTGGGAAACGATAGGTAAATTTAAGAAGACAATGGAAGAGACTAATTACTGGGCTATGCGTAGAAATGAACAAACGAAAGACTGGTTCAGATCTATGATTGAAAATCGTTTAATAGATTCATTTTTCTCCGAACCAGGTCGTAAAGAAAAAGTGTCAGCATTGGAGTCGGAATTGATCAAAGGAAATATTACGTTAACGAATGCTGTTGAACAGTTGTTTGTAAAATAG
- a CDS encoding BrxA/BrxB family bacilliredoxin — MTMDFNLLMNETVSRARSEMDAIGYEQLTTPEQVEDAVKRPGTTLVMVNSVCGCAGGIARPAAQHAIHFDKRPDHLVTVFAGQDKEATAQARMHFGEDHLPSSPSFALLKDGKLVAEVGRYEIEGHDPMSVVANLQGQFEEHCEEV; from the coding sequence ATGACTATGGATTTTAATCTTTTAATGAATGAAACAGTATCTCGAGCACGTTCCGAAATGGATGCAATCGGATATGAACAATTAACGACACCTGAACAAGTTGAGGATGCAGTTAAACGTCCTGGCACGACTCTTGTCATGGTAAACTCGGTTTGCGGTTGCGCAGGTGGAATTGCACGTCCTGCAGCACAGCATGCTATCCATTTTGATAAGCGCCCAGATCATCTCGTTACAGTTTTTGCTGGACAAGATAAAGAAGCTACAGCACAGGCACGCATGCATTTTGGTGAGGATCACTTGCCTTCATCCCCGTCCTTCGCACTATTAAAAGACGGTAAACTGGTTGCTGAAGTTGGCCGTTACGAAATTGAAGGGCATGACCCGATGTCAGTCGTCGCGAACTTGCAAGGCCAATTTGAAGAGCATTGCGAAGAAGTATAA
- the prli42 gene encoding stressosome-associated protein Prli42 — MANKNVRKWILYIMIALMLVSGLGMGLSMM, encoded by the coding sequence ATGGCCAATAAAAACGTACGCAAATGGATTCTTTATATCATGATTGCTTTAATGTTGGTATCAGGACTTGGAATGGGTCTAAGCATGATGTAA
- the mce gene encoding methylmalonyl-CoA epimerase, producing the protein MKNVDHIGIAVKNIDDSLDYYIHTLGLTLLAIEEVASQKVRVAFIDAGNIKLELLEPMDEGGAVAKFIEKRGEGIHHIAFGVTDIRSRMVELEEKGVQLLSDKPKPGAGGAEVAFLHPKSSFGVLYELCEKRDKGE; encoded by the coding sequence GTGAAAAATGTTGATCATATCGGAATTGCTGTAAAGAATATCGATGATTCACTTGATTACTACATACATACGCTTGGCTTAACGCTTTTAGCGATTGAAGAAGTAGCTAGTCAGAAGGTTCGCGTGGCATTCATTGATGCTGGAAACATTAAACTGGAATTACTTGAACCAATGGACGAAGGCGGCGCAGTCGCAAAGTTTATTGAAAAAAGAGGCGAAGGTATTCACCATATCGCATTTGGAGTAACGGACATAAGATCAAGAATGGTGGAACTTGAAGAAAAAGGGGTCCAATTATTATCAGACAAACCAAAACCAGGTGCAGGCGGGGCCGAAGTTGCGTTTCTGCATCCGAAATCTTCTTTTGGTGTTTTATACGAACTGTGTGAAAAAAGGGATAAAGGGGAATAA